The nucleotide sequence AAAGGCGAACCGTATGCTCTGGTCCCTCATTAAAATTATGGCGTTTGTCTTGGCCGTGACGGCATTGACCTACGGCGGCACACAGCTGATGGAAGTGGATGGCGGCGCGACGGTGGATGTTGCCGGTCAGGAATTCACGCTCAGCCCGTTGGAAATGGTCTTTGCCATCGGCGCATTGGTTGTTGTTGTGTGGTTGGGATTAAAGCTGTTGGCGCTTTGTGTCGCGACCTTCAAGTTTCTCAACGGTGATGAAACGGCAATCTCGCGCTACTTCGACCGCAATCGCGAGCGCAAAGGTTATGAAGCCCTGAGCGAGGGCATGATGGCGCTGGCCTCTGGCGAAGGTCACTTGGCAATGACCAAGGCAGCCCGTGCGGATAAATACCTGCAACAGCCTCAACTGACCAATTTGCTAACAGCACAAGCCGCCGAGATGACAGGCGATCGCAAGACCGCCGAAGAAACCTACAAAAAGCTGCTGACTGATGACAAAACCCGTTTTGTCGGCGTACGCGGGATCATGAAGCAAAAGCTGGGTGAAGGTGATACCGACACCGCGATGGCGCTTGCACAGAAAGCCTTTGCACTTAAGCCCAAGCATGAGGAAACCCAAGATATCCTGCTGCGCCTGCAAGCCGAGAAATCTGATTGGGCGGGTGCACGCAAAACGCTTGGGGCCAAGTTGAAGTCAGGCAGCCTGCCACGGGATGTGCACAAGCGGCGCGATGCTGTTCTGGCCCTGTCTGAAGCGCGCGATATTCTGGACGATGGCAAAACCATTGAAGCACGTGAAGCTGCGATTGAAGCGAACCGCTTGTCTCCGGATTTGATCCCTGCGGCGATCATGGCAGCGCGCGGCTATATTGGCGAAGGCAACGCCCGCTACGCCACCCGTGTTCTGACCAAGGTCTGGAATGCGCAACCACACCCCGATATCGCTGCGGCCTTTGCCGAAATTGCACCAGACGAAGAAACAGAGGCCCGATTGAAGCGGTTCAGGACGCTGACGAAATCAACCATGGACCACCCCGAAACAAAGATGCTGATGGCAGAACTGCATATCTCGGCTGAGGATTTTCCGTCGGCCAAACGTGCACTGGGCGATCTGGTTGAGAAAGATCCCACAGCCCGCAATCTGACATTGATGGCGGCGATTGAACGGGGCGAAGGTGCTGATGACTCAGTTGTGCGCGGCTGGCTGACAAAGGCGCTGACAGCACCGCGTGGGCCGCAGTGGATTTGCGACAACTGTCAGCATATCCATGCGACATGGGCCGCCACCTGTGACAACTGCGGATCCTTCGACACGCTGGCATGGAAAACGCCCCCCGCCAGTGAGGTTGCAATGCCTGCCGGAACAGAGATGTTACCACTCATTGTCGGGCAATCATCCGAACATGCTTTGCCCTCAACAAAGGTCGTGGAAGAGGCGGTAGTCGTCGAAGGTGAAGAGGCAAAATAAGCTCTTTCCCGGTGTTTACGGCAATGGTATCTGCCTGCGCGGTAAGCCTCAATAGCTCAGCTGGTAGAGCAGGTCCTTCGTAAGGACAAGGTCGGGGGTTCGAGTCCCTCTTGAGGCACCACTCCTCTTCTCACTATAGAGCTCAGATGATCTGGGCCGTTAACCGCGTCTTATGGACATAGCACGGCGCATAAGCCAAACTTGATTCAGGTGGAATTTATTCAGAGTGCCTGAAATTGACGATTAAGATAGATATGCTGAAGTGCTTCGTCGCGGTCGCCAAAGATGGCAGCCTTTCGAGTGCCGCTGACGCTTTGGGACGCACGCCGTCAGCCGTTTCTATGATGCTCAAGCAATTCGAAGATCACATCGGGGTGTCCCTGTTTGAAACTGCACGCAAATCTAAACTGTCGACCATAGGCGCGCTGATCTACGAGGAGGCCCGCCAGGAGGTGAGCCATTTCGAAAAAACTGTATCGGTGATCGAAGGGCTTAGCCGGTCCGAATTCGGATTCCTGCGGCTTGTCGTGACGCCTTCCGTGGCGATCAATGTTCTACCCTCGATTATCCAAGAATACGTTCAACGGTTCCCTGGCATTCAGTTGGATTTGAGGGATATGGATTCTGCCGCCATCAGTCATGAGATGATCAACGGCCGCGCCGATATCGGCATTGGCTCGCTTCAGCCAGTTGGGGATTTGATCCACACCGATCTATTCAGCGATCGCTTTGGTGTCATCTGCCACAAGAACCATCCCCTCGCTCAAAATTGGGATCAATTGACCTGGCGCGATTTGAATGACCATGTCTTCATTGCCAATGGTCTGTGCCACCTGATTAAGGATCCTGATTTTCTCCCTATTCTGGAAAGCTCTGAACTCATGGTGCCCAGCACAGCTTCGCTTTTGGGGTTGGTACGTGCCGGTGTTGGAATTTCCGTACTGCCACGACTGGCTGCATTGGGTGCAAAAGACGACATTGCATTTCTTCCGTTACACGATGCAACGATCCGGCGTCCTGTGCAAATGCTGTCGCAACCACAGGGCCGGATGACGCCAGCCCTTCGCGAGTTCCTGACGCTTGTGTCCAAGATGAAGCAGTCCGGCGCCCTCGTGTGTGAGCTATAAATTCAGTATACCTGAATTAGTATCTTAAAGTTCTTGATTGGCTGAAATTCAATGTCGGTGTACCCTCGAACAAACTTCGGCAAATGGCGCGCGAAGCAAAACAGGAACATCAGATGCAAAACCGAAACTACATTTGTGGGGAATGGGTCACTGGGCCCAGCGAGATTGAAAACAGGAACCCATCGGATCTGAGTGATCTGGTTGGTCTGTTTGCGCAGGCCAGTCCAGATCAGCTTGAGGCCACTTTGGCGCAGGCGCGCAAGGCGCAAGCCGAATGGGCAGCCTATGGCATTGAGCGGAAATACAATGTGTTGATGGCCATCGGTACCGAAATGATGGCCCGGGCCGACGAGTTGGGCACCTTGCTGTCCCGCGAAGAGGGGAAACCCTTTGCGGAAGGCAAAGGCGAGGTCTACCGGGCCGGTCAGTTCTTTACCTATTATGCGGCAGAGTGCCTGCGCCAGATTGGGGAAAACGCTGATTCTGTGCGCGACGGTATCGAAATTGACGTCCGGCGCGAACCGGTTGGCACGGTTGCCATCATCTCGCCATGGAACTTCCCGACAGCGACCGCATCGTGGAAAATCGCACCCGCGCTCTGCTACGGCAACGCCGTGGTGTGGAAACCGGCCAATGTCACATGCGGCCTCCGCCGTTGCCCTGGTTGAGATCATCGCACGTCAGGACATCCCCAAAGGGCTGGTCTCGCTGGTGATGGGGGTAAGCAGCACCATCGGCCAACAGCTTGTGGAAAGCCCGCAGGTCAATGCCATCAGCTTC is from Yoonia sp. GPGPB17 and encodes:
- a CDS encoding heme biosynthesis protein HemY, translating into MLWSLIKIMAFVLAVTALTYGGTQLMEVDGGATVDVAGQEFTLSPLEMVFAIGALVVVVWLGLKLLALCVATFKFLNGDETAISRYFDRNRERKGYEALSEGMMALASGEGHLAMTKAARADKYLQQPQLTNLLTAQAAEMTGDRKTAEETYKKLLTDDKTRFVGVRGIMKQKLGEGDTDTAMALAQKAFALKPKHEETQDILLRLQAEKSDWAGARKTLGAKLKSGSLPRDVHKRRDAVLALSEARDILDDGKTIEAREAAIEANRLSPDLIPAAIMAARGYIGEGNARYATRVLTKVWNAQPHPDIAAAFAEIAPDEETEARLKRFRTLTKSTMDHPETKMLMAELHISAEDFPSAKRALGDLVEKDPTARNLTLMAAIERGEGADDSVVRGWLTKALTAPRGPQWICDNCQHIHATWAATCDNCGSFDTLAWKTPPASEVAMPAGTEMLPLIVGQSSEHALPSTKVVEEAVVVEGEEAK
- a CDS encoding LysR family transcriptional regulator, with product MTIKIDMLKCFVAVAKDGSLSSAADALGRTPSAVSMMLKQFEDHIGVSLFETARKSKLSTIGALIYEEARQEVSHFEKTVSVIEGLSRSEFGFLRLVVTPSVAINVLPSIIQEYVQRFPGIQLDLRDMDSAAISHEMINGRADIGIGSLQPVGDLIHTDLFSDRFGVICHKNHPLAQNWDQLTWRDLNDHVFIANGLCHLIKDPDFLPILESSELMVPSTASLLGLVRAGVGISVLPRLAALGAKDDIAFLPLHDATIRRPVQMLSQPQGRMTPALREFLTLVSKMKQSGALVCEL